The genomic region TCCGACTTCGTCTTGTTTCTGGCGGACGAAGTGCTATCGCATCCCCACCACCAGGACATGGCGCGCCGATTCTATGCGGAAGATTTGTTCGCTGTGTGCGGTGTTGTCCGCACGCAGGATCGTTCACAGATCCGCAAGACGTACACCCTGCTCGGAGACCATGCCACTCAGCAGATCTACCGGCTTGTGGAGAAGCCAAACACGCCGATCAATGACATCATGGGTACCGGCAACTGCATCCTGCGCGCTGGCATTTTCGACTACATCGAGCGCACTCCCATCAACGCGACACGAGGCGAGAAGGAGCTGCCCGACCTGATCCAATGCGCCATTGATGAGGGGAAAGTAGTCAAGTATTACAACATCGGTGACGGATACGTGAACATCAATACGAAAGACGACATCGAAATCGCCCAACACATTTACGAAACGGCGGTTGTCAGCGTCTAAATGCCGCCCGTCTTGGTAGTCATT from Acidobacteriota bacterium harbors:
- a CDS encoding nucleotidyltransferase family protein, producing MKALVLAGGRGNRLDDRTAEANKCMLRLFDRPLVQYSLENAIQIGADQIVIVVGYRAEDIINYFGTVFDGVPVRYVIQNERKGLVHAIACAQKQIGGSDFVLFLADEVLSHPHHQDMARRFYAEDLFAVCGVVRTQDRSQIRKTYTLLGDHATQQIYRLVEKPNTPINDIMGTGNCILRAGIFDYIERTPINATRGEKELPDLIQCAIDEGKVVKYYNIGDGYVNINTKDDIEIAQHIYETAVVSV